From the Bacteroidia bacterium genome, one window contains:
- the argS gene encoding arginine--tRNA ligase, producing MKDYLRSAVQEALQRIGIETPPETIQFERPKIAEHGDLSSNIAMILAREAKKNPRQLAQEIASQLQTDSLRIAAVEIAGPGFINFRFSNAYLYKELADIVHLGSRYGASEENAGKRANVEWVSANPTGPLHAGHGRQVCIGATVCSLLEWTGWEVTREYYFNNAGNQMQNLAITVRERYRAMHGAEISEENIHYAGGYIEDIAAEISNRHGAAMMDADLSFFQKQGEEWCFTSIKNTLDTLNVHHDVYFNEDGLYKDGKIARLLSELSDAGLSYEKDGAIWLKTTEFGADKDRVIVKSSGEPTYRLPDIAYHREKILRGYDRIIDIFGADHIATIPDVLSALRALGMSTDHVDVIIHQMVSFVSDGEVVKMSKRAGNAYSLDDLVADVGVDAVRYFFVMRAAQSQLEFDIALAQEQSENNPVYYVQYAHARIASIVRFAESEGAPATTDIRLPLLQHDSEIALIKVLLEFPEIIALSARTLETQHLCTYLHNLSASFHKFYHDCRVVTEDADLSAARMFLCRATKQVLANGCSIIGIHAPEKM from the coding sequence ATGAAAGACTACCTTCGCAGCGCTGTTCAGGAGGCGCTTCAACGTATTGGAATAGAGACGCCGCCCGAGACAATACAGTTCGAGCGCCCGAAAATCGCTGAACACGGCGACCTATCGAGCAATATCGCGATGATACTGGCCCGCGAGGCGAAGAAAAATCCTCGTCAGCTCGCCCAGGAGATTGCGTCGCAACTTCAGACAGATTCACTGCGAATTGCAGCGGTGGAAATAGCAGGACCAGGTTTCATCAATTTTCGCTTCTCGAATGCATATCTCTACAAGGAACTCGCCGACATAGTTCATCTCGGTTCGCGCTATGGTGCAAGCGAGGAAAACGCAGGAAAACGAGCGAATGTGGAATGGGTGAGTGCAAATCCAACGGGTCCGCTCCACGCCGGTCACGGACGACAGGTTTGTATCGGCGCTACGGTGTGTTCTCTCCTGGAATGGACGGGCTGGGAAGTAACGAGGGAGTACTACTTTAATAACGCCGGAAACCAGATGCAGAACCTCGCGATCACAGTTCGCGAACGTTATCGGGCAATGCATGGGGCGGAGATATCGGAAGAAAACATCCACTACGCCGGAGGGTATATCGAGGACATAGCCGCTGAGATTTCCAACCGTCATGGGGCGGCGATGATGGATGCCGATTTGAGTTTCTTTCAAAAACAGGGTGAGGAATGGTGTTTCACAAGCATCAAGAACACGCTGGATACTCTGAATGTCCACCACGATGTCTATTTCAATGAAGATGGCCTCTACAAAGACGGAAAAATTGCACGTCTCCTCTCCGAGCTGAGTGACGCCGGCTTGTCTTATGAAAAAGACGGAGCCATCTGGCTGAAGACGACGGAATTCGGAGCAGATAAGGACCGAGTGATCGTCAAGAGCAGCGGTGAACCAACCTACCGGCTTCCGGACATCGCGTATCACCGTGAAAAAATTCTTCGCGGTTATGACAGGATCATAGACATTTTCGGCGCGGACCACATCGCGACTATTCCCGATGTATTGTCCGCTTTACGTGCGCTTGGCATGTCCACGGATCATGTTGACGTGATCATTCATCAGATGGTCAGCTTTGTGAGCGATGGCGAAGTGGTGAAGATGAGCAAACGTGCGGGAAATGCGTATTCGCTGGACGATCTTGTCGCGGATGTCGGGGTCGATGCCGTGCGCTATTTTTTCGTCATGCGCGCTGCGCAGTCGCAACTGGAATTTGACATTGCCCTTGCACAGGAGCAGAGTGAAAACAACCCGGTGTACTACGTTCAGTATGCACATGCCCGCATTGCAAGTATCGTCCGATTTGCGGAGAGCGAGGGTGCACCGGCCACGACGGATATTCGCTTGCCCCTTCTGCAGCACGACTCAGAGATTGCGCTGATAAAGGTGCTGCTTGAATTTCCGGAAATCATCGCTCTTTCGGCGCGGACACTCGAAACACAGCATCTTTGCACGTATCTCCACAATCTGTCGGCGTCGTTTCACAAATTCTACCACGATTGCCGCGTCGTTACGGAAGATGCCGATTTGAGCGCTGCTCGCATGTTTTTGTGTCGGGCGACCAAGCAGGTACTCGCAAACGGGTGTTCCATTATTGGAATACACGCGCCGGAAAAAATGTAG
- a CDS encoding DUF92 domain-containing protein yields the protein MDFPILDTELIRIASLSAAILLLLAAVELMRRRFRIPVEIIRKSVHILTGVLIAFAPPLFPRGEPVVFIASIFVLFNALAYARGWLTAVHHTQRRSYGTVYYPLSLLVLAALFWDEYPDLVIASIMVMAIGDAAAGIVGESMRRPHQYAVTSDKKSLEGSMAMFSGSFIALLLILSVYGDSGLDFSRRWNASPVLVISALFAISLFATALEAASSRGLDNLSVPFATAFALHLCFASGVSSDAMLFLTGTILGSGIAYLAWRLRMLSLSGAVATFILATIIFGIGGWKWTLPIFTFFILSSSLSRWRKNQKAAYESIFEKSGTRDAGQVIANGGLAALVCVAWYTSNDERLYVLYLIAVAVVTADTWGTEIGLLSRSHPRSILTFKEVPPGTSGGISIFGTLAGALGALVVTLTALPFISLTTEILAFVLLAALAGSAIDSILGATVQAQYQCRHCGTQTEKPIHCNDAATLLRGQAVVNNDAVNLLSTTATLLLAGIALLALGL from the coding sequence ATGGATTTTCCAATACTCGATACAGAACTCATCCGCATTGCCAGTCTTTCGGCAGCGATCCTGCTTTTGCTTGCCGCTGTGGAGCTCATGCGCAGACGCTTCAGGATCCCGGTCGAGATTATCAGAAAATCGGTACATATTCTCACCGGCGTACTCATCGCCTTCGCACCACCGCTGTTCCCCCGCGGAGAGCCTGTCGTTTTCATTGCAAGCATTTTCGTTCTCTTCAATGCGCTCGCGTACGCGCGTGGTTGGCTCACGGCGGTTCATCATACGCAGCGGCGCTCATACGGAACAGTATACTATCCCCTTTCCCTGCTCGTGCTCGCGGCTCTGTTCTGGGATGAGTACCCCGACCTCGTGATCGCCTCCATTATGGTGATGGCAATCGGAGATGCCGCTGCGGGGATTGTCGGGGAAAGCATGCGCCGACCCCATCAGTATGCCGTGACCTCCGACAAAAAATCGTTGGAAGGCAGCATGGCAATGTTCTCCGGCAGTTTCATCGCCTTGTTGCTCATATTGTCTGTTTATGGTGACAGTGGGCTGGATTTTTCCAGGCGATGGAACGCATCACCCGTTCTTGTTATCTCCGCATTGTTCGCCATTTCACTCTTTGCCACAGCTCTGGAAGCCGCATCCTCCAGAGGTCTGGATAATTTGTCCGTACCGTTTGCAACCGCCTTTGCCTTACACCTGTGTTTTGCATCCGGTGTGTCGAGTGATGCCATGCTCTTTCTCACCGGCACGATATTGGGATCGGGTATCGCGTATCTCGCCTGGCGTTTGCGCATGCTCTCGCTCTCGGGCGCGGTGGCGACATTCATTCTTGCCACAATCATTTTCGGAATCGGCGGGTGGAAATGGACGTTGCCGATCTTTACTTTTTTTATTCTTTCGAGCTCACTTTCCCGCTGGAGAAAAAATCAAAAGGCCGCGTATGAAAGCATTTTCGAGAAAAGTGGAACGCGCGATGCGGGCCAGGTTATCGCAAATGGCGGTCTCGCCGCTCTGGTATGTGTAGCCTGGTATACGAGCAACGATGAGCGACTCTACGTGCTTTACCTCATCGCCGTTGCGGTGGTCACAGCGGATACCTGGGGAACAGAAATCGGCCTGCTTTCCCGTTCCCACCCGCGAAGCATCCTGACGTTTAAGGAAGTCCCTCCCGGAACCTCCGGCGGTATCAGCATATTCGGAACGCTCGCTGGCGCCTTGGGAGCGCTCGTTGTCACCCTCACCGCACTGCCCTTCATCAGTCTCACAACGGAAATTCTGGCCTTTGTGCTTCTCGCTGCGCTTGCCGGCAGCGCCATTGACAGTATCCTTGGAGCGACGGTACAAGCGCAGTATCAGTGTCGGCATTGTGGCACACAGACTGAAAAACCGATTCATTGCAATGACGCGGCCACGCTTCTCCGGGGACAAGCCGTTGTCAATAATGATGCGGTGAATCTCCTGTCAACCACGGCAACACTCCTCCTGGCCGGCATCGCCCTGCTGGCGCTGGGCTTATGA
- the fbp gene encoding class 1 fructose-bisphosphatase, whose product MPHRQYFPGDETHLITIQRYIAQEERAHPGATGEFSTLLRNLALAAKIVSREVRRAGLVDILGRVQTTNTSGDDVQKMDVFANQIFINALETGGQLCVMASEENESIIPIPDGFPCGNYAILFDPLDGSSNISTNVTIGTIFSIYRRVSSGAQGTVADVVQPGYKQVAAGYIMYGSSTILVFTTGNGVQGFTLDVTIGSFLLSHPNMTIPARGNYYSVNEGNRQLWSEGFRGYIDYLQTPDPGSRRPYKSRYVGSMIADIHRTLLYGGIFAYPADQKNPSGKLRLMYEANPMAMILEQAGGRATDGFTRILDIQPQSVHQHVPVLMGSMEDVLEAETFIAEKS is encoded by the coding sequence ATGCCTCACCGTCAATATTTCCCGGGCGACGAAACCCACCTCATTACCATTCAACGCTACATCGCGCAGGAAGAGCGTGCCCATCCCGGAGCCACTGGCGAGTTTTCTACACTCCTGCGCAACCTTGCCCTCGCGGCAAAAATCGTTTCGCGCGAGGTTCGGCGCGCAGGTCTGGTTGACATTCTCGGACGCGTGCAGACGACCAATACGAGCGGAGACGACGTACAGAAAATGGACGTCTTTGCAAATCAGATTTTTATCAATGCGCTGGAAACCGGCGGACAGCTGTGCGTGATGGCCTCGGAAGAGAATGAATCGATCATACCGATTCCCGACGGATTTCCATGCGGTAACTATGCGATTCTTTTCGATCCGCTCGACGGTTCCTCGAATATTTCGACCAATGTTACTATCGGAACCATTTTTTCGATCTACCGACGCGTTTCATCCGGTGCGCAGGGCACAGTAGCGGATGTCGTGCAGCCCGGATACAAGCAAGTCGCGGCAGGATACATTATGTATGGCTCCAGCACCATACTCGTGTTTACAACGGGCAACGGTGTGCAGGGCTTTACGCTTGACGTGACCATTGGATCTTTTCTCCTTTCGCATCCCAATATGACAATTCCGGCACGCGGCAATTACTATAGCGTCAATGAGGGAAATCGTCAACTCTGGAGTGAGGGATTCAGAGGCTACATCGACTATCTGCAAACTCCCGATCCCGGTAGTCGGCGCCCGTACAAATCCCGTTATGTCGGTTCTATGATCGCCGATATCCACCGAACCCTTCTCTACGGGGGCATCTTCGCGTATCCGGCCGACCAGAAAAATCCGAGCGGCAAACTTCGGCTGATGTACGAGGCCAATCCCATGGCCATGATCCTCGAGCAGGCTGGCGGAAGAGCCACGGATGGCTTTACTCGAATTCTCGACATCCAGCCGCAAAGCGTGCATCAGCACGTGCCCGTTCTGATGGGAAGCATGGAAGATGTTCTCGAGGCAGAAACATTTATTGCGGAAAAATCTTGA
- a CDS encoding LytR C-terminal domain-containing protein gives MAPVKNARTLNPKHLALNIVIALLAIVVFFSLYSFITNSFVNTPVEWTTEKQEADKASAEIIQLDVLNGCGVAGVAQKFTDFLRKRNYDVVQSSNYKTFDVQESIVIDRLGDLEAARRVAYALGVDEKNVVQLINTDYYLNVSVVIGHDYKKLKPFQ, from the coding sequence ATGGCACCGGTAAAGAACGCAAGAACACTCAATCCAAAACATCTCGCTCTGAACATCGTCATTGCATTGCTTGCAATAGTGGTGTTTTTTTCTCTCTATTCGTTTATCACGAACAGCTTTGTGAACACTCCCGTTGAATGGACGACGGAAAAGCAGGAGGCGGATAAGGCAAGCGCGGAAATCATTCAACTCGATGTCCTGAACGGTTGCGGCGTAGCGGGAGTGGCACAGAAATTCACCGATTTTTTGCGGAAACGTAATTACGACGTTGTGCAGTCTTCGAACTACAAGACCTTCGATGTTCAGGAGTCCATTGTCATCGATCGTCTGGGGGATTTGGAGGCGGCGCGGCGTGTCGCGTACGCTCTTGGTGTGGATGAAAAAAACGTGGTTCAACTCATCAATACAGATTATTATCTCAACGTCTCCGTCGTGATCGGACACGATTACAAAAAGCTCAAGCCCTTTCAATAA
- the rsfS gene encoding ribosome silencing factor, translating into MDSTQLARLAAEQALTKKALDVTILDLQGISDVTDYFVICTGESDTQVKAISDAVLDGLRDAEVKVWRKEGLAHLQWVLLDFVDVVVHIFQPRVRAYYDIERLWGDAVSEIVRDEDIHPLP; encoded by the coding sequence TTGGATTCCACGCAGCTCGCACGCCTCGCCGCCGAACAGGCACTGACAAAAAAAGCGCTCGATGTCACCATTTTGGATTTACAGGGGATTTCCGACGTTACGGACTATTTCGTGATTTGCACCGGTGAATCCGACACCCAGGTTAAGGCGATTTCTGATGCTGTTCTCGACGGCCTCAGGGATGCGGAAGTCAAGGTGTGGAGGAAGGAGGGTCTGGCGCATCTTCAATGGGTGTTGTTGGATTTCGTTGATGTCGTCGTTCATATTTTTCAACCTCGTGTCCGTGCGTACTACGATATCGAGCGTCTTTGGGGAGATGCCGTTTCAGAAATCGTTCGCGACGAGGATATTCACCCTCTTCCCTGA
- a CDS encoding outer membrane protein transport protein yields the protein MKRIGFVLICLSLLSITSQAQVIEDALRLAPSPTLVNPRSAGMGNAFTGLADDASAIYWNPAGLGQLRLSEFSFGLSNVGMNNDASLLGVSASGDNSSTVISNLQFALPFPVARGSFVLGAGYSRIADYTGALSVDAYNPLSSMQTSLYNADNEDLDFAWNLGLEDTLVLTYQDQGRPGWLAIPVTNRVQQTIDLLEDGSLNLWSFGGSIEVAPNAMIGLALNVVSGSYRFERTFIETDIQNAHTGDIIGIDNVTRTDFQSLEIEELIDQDLSGWNMRLGFLYNYRDKARIGIAVQTAGSINVNEDYEKFGRSVFSNASLSYELTALDNNYDISTPAVYSIGASYNPVEWITVAADFDLVDYSKLEFEDSNNFNTTQLNRDIRKFFRSTNNFRAGGEVRVPNTGLILRGGFGYNYSPYSEDEGTTEYNITTFSGGVGYLFEGNFAVNAAFSMSSYNTFVFNYIDPDTMVPESAFTTEQEVTRTRLMLGVTYRF from the coding sequence ATGAAACGTATCGGATTCGTGTTGATTTGTTTGTCCCTGCTCTCAATCACTTCACAAGCGCAGGTGATTGAAGATGCCCTTCGGTTGGCTCCCTCGCCGACGTTGGTGAATCCCAGAAGCGCCGGCATGGGTAACGCCTTTACCGGTCTCGCCGATGACGCATCTGCCATTTACTGGAATCCTGCAGGATTGGGCCAGCTCAGACTCAGTGAGTTTTCTTTCGGTCTTTCCAACGTCGGTATGAACAATGATGCCTCGCTGCTCGGCGTGTCCGCCTCCGGGGATAATAGTTCCACGGTGATCAGTAATTTGCAATTTGCCCTGCCTTTTCCGGTCGCGCGCGGCAGTTTTGTGCTGGGAGCCGGTTACTCCCGCATCGCCGACTATACGGGCGCACTTTCCGTAGATGCGTATAACCCGTTAAGCTCGATGCAAACCTCTCTGTACAACGCCGACAACGAGGATCTTGATTTCGCATGGAATCTTGGGCTTGAGGATACATTAGTGCTTACTTATCAGGATCAAGGACGTCCCGGTTGGCTCGCAATTCCGGTCACAAATCGCGTGCAGCAAACCATTGATCTCCTTGAGGATGGGAGCCTCAATCTCTGGTCCTTCGGTGGAAGCATAGAAGTCGCACCGAATGCGATGATTGGCCTCGCACTCAATGTGGTGTCTGGGAGTTATCGATTTGAACGAACGTTCATCGAAACCGATATCCAGAATGCGCACACCGGAGACATCATTGGTATTGACAACGTAACAAGGACGGACTTCCAGAGCCTTGAAATCGAGGAACTCATCGATCAGGATCTCTCCGGCTGGAATATGCGCCTGGGCTTCCTGTACAACTATCGAGACAAAGCACGTATCGGTATTGCAGTGCAGACAGCGGGATCCATTAATGTGAACGAAGATTACGAGAAGTTCGGCCGCAGCGTTTTCTCGAATGCGTCTCTGAGCTACGAACTTACGGCACTCGACAATAATTATGATATTTCCACGCCCGCGGTATACAGCATCGGGGCCTCCTACAATCCGGTCGAGTGGATCACCGTTGCCGCGGACTTTGACCTCGTAGACTACTCGAAACTCGAATTCGAGGACTCGAACAATTTCAACACCACGCAACTCAACAGAGACATCAGGAAATTTTTCCGTTCTACGAACAATTTCCGCGCCGGGGGCGAAGTGCGCGTCCCCAACACGGGCCTCATCTTGCGTGGCGGTTTCGGCTACAACTACTCGCCGTACAGCGAGGACGAGGGAACGACCGAGTACAACATCACCACGTTCAGCGGCGGAGTCGGCTACCTGTTTGAGGGTAATTTTGCTGTGAATGCGGCCTTTTCCATGTCCAGCTACAATACCTTTGTCTTCAACTACATTGATCCGGACACAATGGTCCCCGAATCCGCTTTCACCACCGAACAGGAAGTGACTCGCACCCGATTGATGCTGGGTGTGACATATCGCTTCTGA
- a CDS encoding peptidylprolyl isomerase, with translation MGMMTKMRDNAHVFIIAFAVVFIAFWVVSDVDLPSVLGGSRNEIANIGGKSITYQEFQAVVDRVAEQRREQNGGKELTDNDYIQIREQVWNDFLTQAVLDQATEEFGVSVSDQEITDWVWGADPPRELTQYFVDSTGQFNRDAYESFLRNPGPENREALISLEQQLKAQLTREKLTNILTSSVIVSEEQLRSNFVDQNIDFVASYLFFDPTVFAGSDTTAPTEAEYEAYYNKYKTRFKTDAMRKMKYVLFQDVPSKSDTAAIVNELSTFRDLVDKGTDFLELVKSNSEEQFDSARWFTREQVSAQAASSVFDQPVGAIAGPVASETGLSLYKIIAERQAADPLSRASHILFRTDGGQNEAEQKAKADAALARARSGQDFAKLAAELSEEPGAAERGGDLSWFGKGRMVPEFETAVTKAKVGDIVGPVKTQFGWHVIKVTGRSSRELQLAEIRLTIRASSQTRDELFDKARDFGYFAGENGFENEAATDGYLVQETPEFSEMSGSFIPGIGTNPALMKFAFTNDIGDISEVHRTGTGYVVAVITEKLKEGYRPLEDLKEQLRPQVVYERQMQKTFEQAKRIVASGGSFEQIVASNPKVTLTQTPPFRLQNGAPNIGPDQSFIGNLLRLKQGEKSKPFKGMRGVFVLRLDSRAQFDETAYKVKKPELRQSVLQQLQNEFVQAWLDQKKKEISVTDNRDLFYR, from the coding sequence ATGGGTATGATGACCAAAATGCGCGACAACGCGCACGTCTTTATTATCGCGTTCGCGGTTGTCTTCATCGCTTTCTGGGTCGTCAGCGACGTCGATCTTCCCTCCGTCCTTGGAGGCTCAAGAAACGAAATTGCCAACATCGGCGGAAAGTCTATCACATATCAGGAATTTCAGGCCGTCGTGGATCGCGTCGCCGAACAGCGTCGCGAGCAAAATGGCGGCAAAGAGCTTACGGATAACGATTACATCCAGATCCGGGAACAGGTATGGAATGACTTCCTCACCCAGGCGGTGCTTGATCAGGCGACTGAAGAATTCGGCGTCTCCGTAAGCGATCAAGAGATTACTGACTGGGTCTGGGGCGCAGATCCCCCGCGGGAACTCACCCAGTATTTTGTTGACTCCACTGGCCAATTCAATAGGGACGCCTATGAGAGTTTTCTGCGCAATCCGGGTCCGGAAAATCGCGAAGCTCTCATCAGCCTTGAACAGCAACTCAAGGCACAACTCACCAGGGAAAAGCTGACCAATATTCTGACTTCTTCCGTCATCGTCTCAGAAGAGCAGTTGCGATCGAATTTCGTGGATCAAAACATCGATTTCGTGGCGAGCTACTTGTTCTTCGATCCCACTGTGTTTGCCGGGTCCGACACCACCGCCCCTACGGAGGCTGAATACGAAGCGTACTACAACAAGTACAAGACTCGATTCAAAACCGATGCCATGCGCAAAATGAAATATGTCCTCTTCCAGGATGTACCTTCAAAAAGCGATACGGCGGCCATAGTCAACGAACTCAGCACCTTCCGCGATCTCGTCGACAAGGGAACGGATTTCCTGGAATTGGTCAAATCCAATTCGGAAGAGCAGTTTGATTCCGCTCGCTGGTTCACCCGTGAGCAGGTCTCCGCGCAGGCGGCTTCGAGCGTCTTCGATCAACCAGTCGGAGCTATCGCCGGCCCCGTGGCAAGTGAGACAGGTCTCTCACTCTACAAGATCATCGCCGAACGTCAGGCTGCGGATCCTTTGTCTCGTGCATCGCATATTCTTTTCCGCACCGACGGTGGTCAGAATGAAGCGGAGCAGAAAGCGAAAGCGGACGCCGCTCTTGCAAGAGCACGATCTGGACAGGATTTCGCCAAGCTTGCCGCGGAACTCTCCGAGGAACCCGGAGCCGCCGAGCGTGGAGGCGACCTCTCCTGGTTCGGTAAGGGCCGAATGGTTCCGGAATTTGAGACCGCGGTCACGAAAGCAAAGGTTGGTGATATCGTCGGTCCAGTGAAAACGCAGTTCGGCTGGCATGTTATCAAGGTCACCGGACGGAGCTCCCGGGAACTGCAACTCGCGGAAATCCGGCTCACCATCCGCGCAAGTTCACAGACGCGTGACGAACTTTTCGACAAGGCACGCGACTTCGGATATTTTGCCGGAGAGAACGGTTTTGAAAACGAGGCTGCAACAGATGGGTACCTCGTGCAGGAAACTCCCGAGTTCTCGGAAATGAGCGGTTCGTTCATCCCCGGAATCGGTACGAATCCCGCTTTGATGAAATTTGCCTTCACGAACGATATCGGTGACATCAGCGAGGTGCACCGTACTGGAACCGGTTACGTTGTGGCTGTGATCACGGAAAAACTCAAAGAAGGCTACCGTCCCCTCGAAGATCTCAAAGAACAGCTTCGTCCACAGGTTGTGTACGAGCGTCAGATGCAGAAAACCTTTGAACAAGCGAAGCGCATTGTGGCTTCGGGTGGTTCTTTCGAGCAGATCGTTGCATCCAATCCGAAGGTCACACTCACACAAACACCGCCCTTCCGCCTCCAGAACGGCGCGCCGAATATCGGTCCGGATCAAAGCTTCATCGGCAACTTGCTGAGACTCAAACAAGGCGAAAAGAGCAAACCCTTCAAAGGAATGCGCGGCGTCTTTGTCCTGCGCCTTGACTCCCGCGCCCAATTCGATGAAACTGCCTACAAGGTGAAGAAACCTGAACTGCGTCAAAGCGTTCTTCAGCAGCTGCAGAATGAATTCGTGCAAGCCTGGCTTGATCAGAAAAAGAAGGAAATCAGCGTCACCGACAATCGTGATCTCTTCTACCGCTAA